The genomic stretch ATAGTAAAAATAAAACGAATGGTTTATGAAGACGATGATTTAAAGAAAAATGAAAGACTAATTGATATAAATTTATCAAAGTTTCATATTGGACCAGTTAATTTTAGGGGGATAATTTTTGACCGAGATCCAAAAGTATTAAATTTGGGGGTACAAGATAAAAAGGGATTAAAAAAATACTTAGATGTTAACGGAGGAATAAGGGTTTTTCGAGATAACATGAGAGTTATGAATTATGGTGAACCGGGTTATGATTGGTTAGAACTTGGGATGAGAAGAGTGAATATGCCTGCAGTACGAATTAGTAATAATATTGTCATCGGAGCGGTATATTTAAATAAGGACGAGAGTAGTGATTTGATTGAAATATCAAACCGAGAAGGCTTCGTAGAAAATGAGGCATTTTATGAACTTAGCAGAGCTTTAATTTATGTACTTGGACAAATTGAGAATTTCAGACACCATGATAAGAATTTATTAAGATTGCATTATGGTATTCAGGACACATCTCAACCTGTTATTTCGTCATTATCTGATCTAAAAGAAGTTATTGAGAATAATATTAAAGAGGAAGATATTAAAAAGAAAGCGTTTAATTTTATAAACCGTATTCAAACAGATTTCGAAAAAATTACAAATAATCTAATAAAAAGTGCAGGAGCCGGTCTAAACCTAATTATGGTAATTCATCAAATAGATAAAATTGTAAAAGATTTACAAGCAATGTTGAAGAGTGGGAATACAGATGAATATATCTTGAAAAGAGTCTCCGAACTTTCTAAGATAATTGAGGGATATAGTATTTTAGTAAAAAAATCGGATATTAAAACCCGTGATGTAATAAAAATTATTAACCAGAGTATAAGCAATTTAAGTTTCCGATTTGAAACTCATAAAATTGAGATAGTAAAATCTTATTTAAATGCGTCAATTAATACAGAAGCTATGTATTCTGAAGATCATTTACTAAATGCTTTAATGAATATATTTGATAATTCAATATGGTGGATGGATTATGAAAAAACGAAAAATTCCTCAATATACATAGGTCTGGCAGACTGTCCTGAGGGCTTCTTATCAATTGTTATTGCTGATAATGGGCCGGGATTCAGTCTTCCTACAGAGGATATTATTCAACCCTTTATTACGAATAAACCAGAAGGTGTAGGAATGGGAATTGGTCTTCATCTCACTGACCAAATCATGATTTCATTAGGTGGAAAACTTCTGTTTCCTGAGCAAGATGATTATAATATACCCGGAAAGTTTAAAGAAGGCGCAATAATTGCATTTGCCCTGAGGAGGAGTTAAATGTCGTTTGATTTATCAATTTCCGGAGGAAATGTTATTATCGATGATGATATTTCTGAAGCAAATGCTTTAATTACTGCCATTAGTAAAAAGGGCATGCCATGCTTTATTTTTGATGGGGAAGATTCTTCATTCCCTTCTTCAAAATTAACAGGTATTAGATTCATATTTATTGATATTGAATTAAAAGGTACTTCCGGCCAACCGGATAAAACAAAAGCTTCAAAAGTGGTTCACTGTATTCAATCAATAATTTCAGAAGATAATGGAATATATATTATTATATTCTGGACGAAGCATACAAATGTAATAGATATTGTAAAAAAATCACTGGAAGATGCTGGAATAAATCCAGTAAAGTATTTAAATCTGGAAAAGTCAGAGTGTAAAGATGCTGAAGCTAAAGAATATGATATTAATGTGATTCAGGATAAAATTAATGGTTTTTCTCCATCAGCATTTCATTTATATATGAATTGGGAAAACTCTTTACACATGGCAAAGGATAGTTTTCTAAAAGATTTCTCCTCATTAATACAAGTATCTGATAGTTGGGATGTGCATACTGGGCATCTGTTTTATAAACTATATAAAAGCTATTCTGAAAAAAACGAAGCTGGTACTGATACAGATAAATTCAAAATCGCATGTCGTTTGCTGAATCGTTCATTCCATGATTATATAATGCATTATACAGATCGAAATCTGACATTACCTAACGGATTACGAATCGAAACAGGTACAATTGATTTAAAAATAATATCAAAGGTTAATTCTCTTCTTTTTCTTAGTAATAATTTAATGAATACCCATATTACAGGAAATGTATATATTTACCAAAATGATGATCTGAAAAATAATATAAAAACTTTTCTTCTTCAAGATGATAAACATATTGAATATGATGAGTTAGTTCAAATAATAATTACCCCGGAATGTGATATAGCACAAAATAAAATTCTATTTGATAACTCAACTGGTGATCCTAAAAAAATCCATAGAAGAATTTCAGGTATTCTATTCGATTATCCTGATTCATTAGGTGGAACAATCAAAAAAAAGGATGCAAGATTTGATATAGGTCCATTTTGGTACAATGAAAAAGTAAAAATATTAATACTTCTTTTATCAACCGTTGATTATATTACAGAGCGAGATTTGCCTGAAACTCCATTGTTTTCGCTGAGTAGAGACCTCTTTTTTGATTTATTATCAAAGACTGCAAATCATGTAAATCGACTTGGAAACTACCAGTTAAGTAAGGATTAGGATGGACGTATTAAATACTGACCAGCGCCATATAAATATGTCACGCATACGATCTAAAAACACAAAACCCGAAATGTTTATCAGGCACATTTTATGGCATGAAGGGTATCGTTATCGTTTACATTATAAGAAGCTACCAGGAAAACCCGATATTGTATTTCCCCGCAAGCGAAAGGTCATATTTGTTAATGGTTGTTTCTGGCATAGACATAATTGCGAAGCATTTAAACTGCCAGAAACCAACAAGATATTTTGGGAGAAAAAAATAGGGAGTAACGTCATACGGGATAATAGAAATCGTCAGGATCTATTAAATGCGGGTTGGTCATATCTTGATATATGGACTTGTGAGATTAGTAAAAAAAATAGTGACAATTTAAAAGCGAAATTAATCAGATTTCTGGAAGAATAGCTTCTTCATTATCCTTTCCGCCCAAGCCTCGATCGTTTGATCTGTGACATGACGAAGCAACAGGTATTCAAACTCGCGGTTTTGTCTCAAACGGTAAACGTCCCAATGAAACGTATTCTTTACAATTAGCGAAAGGTGATGATTTATAACTTCTTGGGGATTTGGAAAGTAGTAAAAAGGTTTTACTAATAATGTCGAAACCGATTCGAATTCCGATCTGTTAAACTCAAAAATAAACCGAGATCCGATGTTTCCTCCTGATATATGAACAATGGCGCACCGTCTTTCGCACTCGATAATGCTCTTGGTATCGAATTCCCTGAAAGTGGCTTCTATCCTCCAATCCCAGTTTCGATCTTGGATAATCCCGATCGCTTTTTTAAAATCGGTTAACCCTTTCGGATAAACAGGTATATTGATTATTGGTAAAAACTCCGCGGAACGGACGGTTCCGCCATGAAAGCTAGTACGAGTGGAGAGAATATTGTTATCTCGTTCAACTTTAAAATCTCTTTGCGGGTTGTTATCGGGTGATTCATTAATATCTCCGGTATGACGGGTTTTGCTCTTATTCTTAATTTTCATTAATTCGGGTTCTTTAATGTATCGGATTATCGATCTAAGACCAGTTATTCTACGCGGTTCTCGGTTTTTATCTGCTTCAGCGGAACTATCATCCAAAAT from Brevinematales bacterium encodes the following:
- a CDS encoding sensor histidine kinase — translated: MADSPVFKTRARLIIQLGEQLIKDESIALLELIKNSYDADALNCDVQIKYPQNTEKGIISIYDDGDGMDYKILSTAWLELGTDMKNELLKNEDINKRRTEKYHRLRLGEKGIGRFGAHRLGREILIISRQKNKKEVVLEINWDEIENSKYIEDLPVKIIERMPQEFKNCTGTFIQIKKLRMPWNREKARICKRVIESLNSPFNSSTDFHVKFTITDTQADWFEGLLTFDQVQEYKLFSFNAVLEGNLITKFKYEFSPWKSMTKLEPRVIDEKDNEIVKIKRMVYEDDDLKKNERLIDINLSKFHIGPVNFRGIIFDRDPKVLNLGVQDKKGLKKYLDVNGGIRVFRDNMRVMNYGEPGYDWLELGMRRVNMPAVRISNNIVIGAVYLNKDESSDLIEISNREGFVENEAFYELSRALIYVLGQIENFRHHDKNLLRLHYGIQDTSQPVISSLSDLKEVIENNIKEEDIKKKAFNFINRIQTDFEKITNNLIKSAGAGLNLIMVIHQIDKIVKDLQAMLKSGNTDEYILKRVSELSKIIEGYSILVKKSDIKTRDVIKIINQSISNLSFRFETHKIEIVKSYLNASINTEAMYSEDHLLNALMNIFDNSIWWMDYEKTKNSSIYIGLADCPEGFLSIVIADNGPGFSLPTEDIIQPFITNKPEGVGMGIGLHLTDQIMISLGGKLLFPEQDDYNIPGKFKEGAIIAFALRRS
- the vsr gene encoding DNA mismatch endonuclease Vsr; its protein translation is MDVLNTDQRHINMSRIRSKNTKPEMFIRHILWHEGYRYRLHYKKLPGKPDIVFPRKRKVIFVNGCFWHRHNCEAFKLPETNKIFWEKKIGSNVIRDNRNRQDLLNAGWSYLDIWTCEISKKNSDNLKAKLIRFLEE